CGCAGGCCTCGCTGAATATGCGCTCCAGCGCTTGTGGCCTTGCCTCGACGTCTTCAAAGGCTCTCTGCTCTTCGGCATTGCGGCCATCGGGCCGGTACCAGTAGCCGTAATCGACCAGCTGGCGACGCTGCGGACCGGCAATGCACCAGTGTGCGATTTCATGCAGGGCAGAGGCGAAGAAGCCATGGGCAAAGATGATTCGATGCCGGGGGTGACCGGTATCGGCAGGCAGGTACAGCGGTTCGTCATCGCCACGGACCAGGATGGTGTTGTGGCTGTCTTCGAACAGGGAGTTGAAAAGCCGGATCAGCGCATCAACGTCGTGCTGCATGGTCCTGCTGCCATTGCCGGGAGAATGCGGAGAATACGTCCTCGACAGCCGGAATGCGATCCCGGATCTTGCGGTTGATCGTTTCCGAACGTCGAATGCCTGACAGTTTCATCAGGTCCTGGCGTGACAGGCCCTGGTCCCAGAGTCGCACGATCCAGGTGTCCCGGAAGGCAAGCGGACTGTAGTCCGACAGGCCTGCTGCATCGAGCAGTTCCCGCAGCAGGCGATTCATGCCGCTCGGGACCAGTTCATCGCTGCCACTCGCGCGCGGTGTCATGGCAAACGGCTCGCCCCGGTTGTTCAGGAACAGGGGGCTCTTGCCATCGAGGCCCCGGTGGCGATCAGCCTGTTTGCCGACTCCCCATTCACTGGCCAGCCGAACGGCAAGCCAGTCATCCAGTACCTGCATGAAATCGGCATCCAGCAACCAGGCGCTGCGTGACTCGCCATTGAAGGCATAGCTGGCTGGCAGCTTGAACTTGCGCTGCCAGTTGCCATCGCGATCAAGCACGGTTTGCACTTGCAGCTGGCTCAATTCGGTGGCGGTGAAGCCCCAGTAAAGTGCCCCATGCAGAACGGCACGATCCCGTTCCGGATACTCGCTGCGGCTGGCTGCCTTGTCGAGCCGTGCGATCTGCGCATTGTCGAAGTCCATGGAGCCGGTCATCGTGCTTGCCTCGTCATGGGAAAAGGCGTTGCCGGCTTGCGGCAACGCCTGTGTCGATCAGCTGCCGCTGGCCGTGCCGAGCACTGCACCGGGCTTGCCGAGCAGGTCGCCGATGCTGCCCACCGAGGAGAGCAGGCCGCTGGCTTCGTATGGCAGGAAGACACGCTCGCCGTTCTTGGCAATGTCCGGCAGCGTCTTCATGTACTCGAGTGCCACCAGGTAGGCGACGACATCCTTGGACTGCAGGCCTTCGCCACCGGCACTCAGGATGGTGTCGATCGCCTGCTGCTGGCCCTCGGCCTGCAGCACGGCAGAGCGCTTGTCACCCTCGGCGCGTTCGATGGCCGCCTGGCGGTCGCCTTCGGCTTCGCGGATGGCCGCTTCACGGTGACCTTCGGCGCGCAGGATCTGGGCACGCTTTTCACGTTCGGCGATCATCTGCTGGCGCATCGCGTCTTCCACTTCCCGCGGGAAGGCGATGTCCTGTATTTCGACGCGGGTCACCTTGACGCCCCACTTGTTGCCGGCCGAGTCGAGCACGGCTTCCAGTGCGGCATTGATCTGGTCGCGGCTCTCGAACAGCGTGTCGAGTTCCATCTTGCCGATCTCGTTACGCAGCGACGTCTTGGCCAGCACTTCGATGGCCATCACCAGGTTCTCGACGGCATAGACTGCCTGCTTGGGATCGATGACCTGGTAGTACAGGGCGCCATTGACCGTGACGGTCACGTTGTCCTTGGTAACCGCGGACTGTGCCGGGAAATCCAGCAGCGATTCACGCATGTCGATGATCGAGGCCTGCTCGACGATCGAAACTTCACCGACGTAGCGCTTGCGCGCCACCGTACGCGGCACGTCGACCACGGGGAAAATCAACTTGATCCCCGGCTGCAGGGTGCGGTGGTATTCGCCCAGCCGCTCGATGACCATGGTCTCCGCCTGCTGCACGATCTTGATGCTGCGCAGTACCAGGATGACCAGCAGCGCAGCAGCGCCAATGGCAAGCATTTCAGGTCCACTCATGTTCTTATCCTCCTCTAAGGATTCTTTTTATCAGTCTCGTATTGCTCAGATCTGTTCGACGTACGCGGTCACACCGCGCATCTCCACCAGGCGAACCCAGTCGCCCGCCTTGAGATCGCTGCCGTCTGTGGTGGCAGCAGGGTAGAAATCACCCTGGATGCGGACACCCAGGCGTCCGGAATAATCCACGACCTCGAGATCGACGTTCTTGCCGATACCTTCGCTGACCAGCGACTTCGTGCCCTTGGCCTTGAAGACGCGCCGGTAGAAACGCATGAAAACCGGTACGAACAGGGCGGTCAGCAGGCCAGCAGTGATCATCTGGCCGGTGAACCCGAGATCGAAGGCGTTCGTCGCCAGGCCGGTAAAGACAAAGGCCGTGCCCGTCGCGAACAGGATGAATTCCATGCCGAGTATCTCGCCGATGATCAGCAGGATGCCCACCATGACCCAGATCTCCCAGGCTTGCAGGCTGTTCAGGAATTCCATGATGCCCCTCCTTCTTGATGTTGTTCGGTTGCGCCGGCCGGGCCGCAGGGCGGTTCCGAGGCGTGAATCCTATTATACACAAATCCGCAGAAAACCGAATATGTTTATTAACTGTTTGCGGCATTTTCGAGCAAGCTGGGCGCGGCGCCCGTATAATCCCGCGCCATGTCACTACTTACCCTCGATGATGTTTCGCTCACCATAGGCGACTTGCCCATCCTGCGCCATGCCGAACTGACGCTGGAGCCGAACGAGCGCGTCTGCCTGATCGGCCGCAACGGTGCGGGCAAATCCACGCTGTTCCGCATCATTACCGGCGAGCAGGCGATCGACGAGGGCGAGATCCGCTATCGGCAGAACCTGCGGGTCAGCGAGCTGAAGCAGACCCTGCCCGACGAGCTCGACCTGTCGGTGCACGAATTCGTTGTCCAGGGACTTTCCCACCTGAAGCAGTTGATCGATGAATACCAGGCCTTGTCGGCGACCGAGCTGGACAAGCAGGGCATGCATGATCTCGAGGAGCTGCAACGACGCATCGATGCCGAGGGCGGCTGGTCGCTGGATAAGAGAGTCGAAACCGTTCTGTCGGAAATGGACCTGCCGGCGGACAAGCAGCTGGGCGAGCTCTCCGGTGGCTGGCGCCGCCGCGTGGCGCTGGCACGGGCGCTGGTGTCGAATCCCGAGCTCTTGTTGCTCGATGAACCGACCAACCACCTGGACCTGGCAACCATCCGCTGGCTGGAAGATCGCATTCGCAGTTTTCCCGGCTCCGTGCTGTTCATCACCCATGATCGTGCCTTCCTGCAATCGCTGGCGACACGCATCGTGGAACTGGATCGCGCACGACTGACGTCCTGGCCGGGTGACTACAAGAATTTCCAGCGCCGCAAGGCGGAGTCGCTGCACGCCGAGAAGATCGACCAGAAGCAGTTCGAAAAGGAACTGGCACAGGAAGAGGCCTGGATCCGCCAGGGCATCAAGGCACGGCGCACCCGCAACGAGGGCCGGGTGCGAAACCTCGAGTCCATGCGCGAGGAAGCCGCCGAGCGCGACCAGTTCAAGCCGCAGCAGAAGGCTCGTATCAGCATCGAGGAAGGCGATCTCTCCGGCCGCAAGGTCATCGAGATGCACAATGTCGGCAAGCGCTTTGGCGATGTCGACGAGAAGCCATTGATCGACAGCCTCAATCTCAAGATCATGCGCGGTGATCGGATTGGCCTGGTGGGCAACAACGGGGTGGGCAAGAGCACGCTGTTGCGCATCATGCTGGATGAAATGGCACCTGATACCGGCACGGTCAAGCTCGGCACCAACCTGCAGGTCGGTTACTTCGACCAGCTGCGCCGCAATCTCGATCCGGATCGCACCATTGCCGAGATTGTCGGCAACGGCAAGGACTACATCCGCATCAATGGCAAGGAGCGCCATGTCATTGGCTACCTGCGCGGTTTCCTGTTCTCCGCCAAGCGGGCGATGACCAAGGTCGGTGCGCTGTCCGGCGGCGAGTGCAATCGCATCATTCTCGCCAAGCTCTTTACCCAGCCGACCAACCTGCTGGTACTCGACGAGCCGACCAATGATCTTGATGTGGAAACCCTCGAAGTGCTGGAGCAGCGGCTCAAGGAATACACCGGCACATTGATCGTGGTCAGTCATGACCGCGAATTCCTCGATAACGTCGTGGACCGCATCCTGGTATTCGAGGAAGGTGGCGAGATCGTCAGCTATGCCGGCGGCTGGAGCGAATGGCAGAAACGTGGCAGGAAGCTGGCGGTGAAGGACGACGTCAGCACGCGCCGGCCAGGTGGACAGGGTGCCGGTAGCAGCAAGGAGGCCGGCAAACCCAAGAAGCTGTCCTACAAGCTGAAGCTCGAACTCGACGCGCTGCCCGCGAAGATAGAGTCACTGGAAGCGCGACTGGCAGAGCTGCAGGAACAAAGCAGCAAGCCGGAGTTCTATGCCGAGGGCATCGACAAGGTCCAGCCGGTGCTTGACGAGATGACGGCGCTGCAGAAGGAGCTGGATGACGCGATGGAACGCTGGGTCGAACTGGACAGCCAGCCGCACTGACGCGGCTGGTCACACTTCGTCGGCAACCACGACCTGGTCACGGCCATTGGTCTTGCCGAAATAGAGCGCCTGGTCGGCAGACTTCAACGCCTGCTTGAACTTCACTTCGTTGGAAAGGAGCGCGACACCGATGGTGATGGTGACGGAAATATCCTGGTCCTCGTGGCGAATCATCAGCTCGGCTACCGCCTGGCGAAGCTTTTCGCAGATCAGTCGCGCTTCACCGGCATGCACGGCATGCAGCAACACCACGAACTCCTCCCCGCCCCAGCGTGCGATCGCATCGTCGCGACGGATCTTGCGCTGCAGGGTGCTGGCGACTGCGCTCAGCACGTCATCGCCGAAGTCGTGCCCCCAGGCATCGTTGATGTCCTTGAAGTGATCGAGGTCCATCACCGCGATGGCGCTTGGTCGTGTCGCCTCGCCAAGCTCCAGTGCTTCCTCATTGACTCTTTCCTGGAAAGCGCGCCGGTTCATCAGACCGGTCAGCGGGTCGCGCCGCGCCAGCGAATCGACTCGCGAGAACTCGGTTTCCAGCTGGCGGTTCTTGGCTAGCATGGATTCTGCCTGGCGTACGCGGCTGCGATAGCGGATCGCCAGCAGCAGCACCAGCGCAAAGGCGAAGATGGTCGTTGCCAGCAGCGTGCCCCGAATGTTCTGTTCGCGGCGTCGCTGGTCGCGAAGCTCGAAAATTTCCTGCATCTGCCGATCGGCCTGCAGGCGTCGGTCGAGCTCTGCGAGTCTCGCCTCGGAAATACGCTGGTAGCGATCCTCGGTGACCGCCACATAGGCGCTGAAAGCCTGCGCGGCGTTCTCAAGCTCGCCGCGTGCCATGTGAATCCTGTAGGCCGTCAGCAGGGCGTCGGTATGAAAGGTGGTTGACGGGCTTTCGATAAAATAGCCGCGCGCCCGCTGGATCATTTTCAGGGCTTCGTCCAGTCGCCCCAGCTCGAGGTAGAGTGCGGCCAGCCTGGCTCGGAAGTGGGCTTCGTCATCCGGAACATCCTTCGACAGGGTGATGGCCGCTTGCAGTGCCGACTCGGCCTCGCCATGGAATCCCTTGCTCTTGTTGAGGCGCGCTATGACGCCGTGCAGCCAGGCGAGGAGATGGGTGTTGCCGAGCTCGCCCGCCGGTTCCATGGTTTCATAAACCAACACTTCGCCGGCCGCCAGTCGTCCCTGGTCGATCATGGTCGCCGCCAGCTTGCCCTGCTGGTCGATTTCCTCCCAGCGGGAGCCGGCAGACCGGAAGCGTGCCAGCGCTTCCGTGCGCCAGGCATGCTCGGTATCGAAATCACCGGAGGAACCGGCGAGGAAGGCCAGCACGTCGAGCGTCCTCGCCAGGGCAAGGTCGTCACCGAGCTCGCGTGCAAGATCCAGTGCCCGGTAGGCATAGAGGTAACCGTTATCCAGCAGGGAAATGCTGGCGTAATGCGCTGCCAGGCTGCGCCTTGCCATAACCACCAGGTGGTCATTGCCCGTGCGCTCCGCCATCTCCAGGCCTTGCGTCAGCAGGGTGCCGGCACGTTCGATATCCCTGACCAGGAAACGCGCCAGGCCGATGAAAACGGTGGCGGTTGCCTGGTCGGCCGGCCGGGCGTTGCTGCCAGCCAGGGTGCGGGCGGCTTCAGCATGCTGTGCAAGTTCCAGCGGTCGTCGGGTGATGGCGTAGTGGCCGGCCAGCTGCAGGTGGCCGGCCAGCTGCCTGGCGGGCGTACCGCTGACGATCTCATCGCGAGCACGCGACAGGCCATCCTCGTCCAGGACCGCGAATGGTGCGGCCAGTCCTGCCGGACTGAAGAGCAAGAGCAATGAGAGGAGAATGGCTCGCAAGGAGGTGCTCCCGGTAAGTGTCAATCCACGGTCGATGTTTACGATTCCTATTCTTATGGGTGCTATCTTAACCGTGTAAACGCATTATGTAACAACCGGCTACGCGCCTTGTGCCACCGCCTGTCCATTTGCTGGCAGGAGAATGCGGTCCCTGCGCCAAAGGAGTCATCGAATCATGAAACTGCGCCCGTTGATTTTCATACTCTTCCTGCTGCCCGGCATGCCTTCGCTGGCTGGCGAGGATGGCAGGTCGCACACGTTGCGCCCGGTCAACACCTATTCGATCGTGGCACGTGACCCGGAGACCGGCCAGCTGGGTGTCGCGGTGCAGTCTCACTGGTTCAGTGTGGGCCAGCTTGTGCCCTGGGCCGAGGCGGGTGTCGGTGCGGTCGCCACCCAATCCTTTGTCGAGCCTGCCTACGGTCCCCTGGGGCTCGAATTGATGCGCAACGGCCGTTCCGCCGAACAGGCATTGCAGGCACTGGTGAGCACCGATCCCGGCGAGGCGGTTCGCCAGGTCGCCATGATCGATGCCAAGGGCACTGTCGCCGCGCACACCGGCTCACTGGCCATCGAAGCGGCCGGGCACCAGCTGGGCAGCAATTACTCGGTGCAGGCCAATCTCATGGACCAGCCAACGGTATGGCCGGCCATGGCAAAGGCCTTCGAAAGCACCCAGGGAGATCTTGCAGACCGCTTGCTGGCGGCTCTTGTAGCTGCCCAGGATGAAGGCGGCGACATACGTGGCAAGCAGTCGGCTGCCATCCTGGTGGTCGCCGGCGAGAGTACCGGTGCGCCGTGGAAGGACCGGCTATTCGACTTGCGAGTGGAGGACCATCCGGAGCCCGTCAAGGAGCTGTCGCGCCTGGTCACCTTGCAGCGTGCCTACAACGCGCTCAACCATGGGGACGAAGCCGTCGCCGCTGGCACCATCGACCTGGCTCTTGATTACTACCAGCAGGCCCTGAGCATCGTGCCCGACGAGGCAACCAACGGTGAAGCGGCCTTCTGGGTCGGCATCACCCTGGTGTCCATCGATCGTGAAGCCGACGCAATGCCCTACCTTCGTCGTGCGAATGCCCAGGACCCCCGGTGGGCGGAACTGCTTGCCCGCCTGCCGGCATCGAACTTGCTGCCTGATGACGACGCTCTCATCGAGCGCCTGACCCGTGGCATGCAGAAGTGATTCCGGCACCATTATGGTCAAAGCGAAATCCGAGCTGCCGGAGTCAGCCGATTGGCATGGACACTGACGGCTTTAACTGCTAACACTTTAGCTGTGGCGTATCACTTTGCCATGAACGCAAAAAATCGGGAGACGACATAATGAAAAAGATCGCATTGATTGCCGCGACCAGCGCGCTGCTTTTCTCCGGCTCGGCAATGGCCGAAGACAGCACCGGTTGCGGTGTGGGTTCCATGATCTTTGATGGCAAGTCCGGTGTCGGACCGCAGGTTCTTGCCGTGACCACCAACGGCTCTACCGGCAACCAGACTTTCGGCATTTCCTCCGGCACGCTGGGCTGCGACCAGAACGGCACGATCAGCTCTTCGGAGAAGATCGGCATGTTCACCGGCGAAAACATGGAGCGACTGGCCATGGACATGTCGCGCGGTGAAGGTGAAGCACTGGCTACCGTGGCTGACATGCTGGAAGTGCGCAGCGAAGATCGCGCTGACTTCTACGCTGCTGCCAAGGCAAACTTCGATCGTATCTACACGTCGAGTGATGTCACGGCCGGCGAAGTGGTTGCCAACCTGAATGCCGTACTGGCTGCTGACGACAAGTTGAAGATCTACACGACTTGAGAAGCATTGCTTCCAGAACTGCCCGGAGAAATCTTTCTCCGGGCATTTTTTTGTGCGGGTTGTTGCTGTGGCTCCCGTTGTCCCCGCTCGTACATGCCGGGGAGCCTGCAGCCCGCAAGCCTGCCATCGATACCCTGGCCGCCCACGACTACTGGTGGAAGCTGGGTCACTGGCAGGAGGGCTGGTTCGGCACCGAAAGCGCTGCCGACAACGAAGGGTTTTTCATCGCCGCCGATGGACGCCATGATCCCGCGGCCGAACTGCGCACCATGCTGGCGGCATTGCGGTCCGAGCGACGCTTGCCGGCCAGTGACGAAATGGCCCGTTGCCGGTTCCCGGCACGTACCCGCTGGCTGGCGCAACAGCTTGGCGAGGACTTCGGCAGCTTCAGCGAGTGTCCGTCCTTTGCCGAATGGTATGGCGAGATTAACCCGGGATCGATGTCGCTGATCTTCCCGGCGGCCTACCTGAACAATCCCGCCTCGATGTATGGCCATACCCTGTTGCGCATCGATCCGCCGGGCCAGTCGATGACGCTGGCCTCCTATGCCGTCAACTTCGCCGCGCAGACTGTCGACAGCAACGGCCTGGTGTTTGCCGTGAAGGGGTTGACCGGCATGTATGCGGGCACCTTTGGCGTGATGCCTTATTACCGCAAGGTGAAGGATTACGGCGACATCGAGAATCGCGACATCTGGGAATATCCGCTGGCACTGGAACCGGTCGAGCTCGAGCGCATCATGCTGCATCTCTGGGAGCTCGAGAGCGCAACCTTCGATTACTACTTCTTCGACGAGAACTGTTCCTACCAGTTGCTGTCCTTGCTGGAGCTGGCCAATGACGACCTGCAACTGCTCGAGGATTACCGTTACCAGGTCATTCCCGCGGATACGGTAAAACAGATCATTCGCGAAATCGGCATCGCGGGCGAGCCGGTGTTCCGCCCCTCGCTGGCCACCCGCCTGGAGCACCAGGCCGGTCTCATGAGCGAGGCGGCGCTGGCTGCCAGCCGCGACATTGTCGCAGGCCGGCTGACACCTGCCGCGCTGCCGGCGATGGCCGCGGAGGAGCCACAGGTGGACGCACGCCAGGTGCTCGACCAGGCGTACGACTGGTTGCAGTACCGGCATAACGTCGAAGGCGGTACGCAGCAGCTCTCCGGTCCCGCCGGACTGGCGATCCTGCGTGCCCGGGCCGACCTGCCGTCAGGCCAGGCATTCAGCGACCTGGTTGCCCCCGATACGGCACCCGAGTCGGGCCATGCCGCTGCCCGCTGGACGGCCTATGCCGGCGAGCTTGAAGCCGGCGCTTACCAGGGGCTGCGCCTGCGAGCCGCGTACCATGACTTGCTCGATCCAGGTCCTGGCTACACGCCCGGCGCGGCGATCACCATGTTTGCACTGGATTTCCGCCGCTACGAGGACGCAACGCCGACGGGTGACAACTGGCAGCTGGAACGCTTCGATCTCGTCGATATCCAGTCCTATTCGCCGCGTACCCGCCTGTTCACACCGAAATCGTGGGAGTTGCACGCCGGCTTCAATCGGGATTACCTGCTGGATCCTGCCACGCCGCTGGCCTTCGATATCGGCGGTTCGCTCGGCGCGAGCTGGGCGGCAAGGAAGCCCGGCAGCTTCGTCTATGCCGGGCTGGGAGGTGAGCTTCTTTACAGTCGGGACTTTGTCGATGGCACTACCGCCTGGCGAGCCGGGCCGCTGTTGCAAGGACGATGGCAGCTGGCGCCGTCACTGGCGAGCACCTTGCGCCTGGAAAGCCAGTGGTCGGAGGGCGTCCTGTCACAGCGTCGCGACCTGCTGTCGCTGGAGCTTGGCTGGACACCGGGCAAGGCCCTTGCGCTGCGGGCTGCCTACCAGCAGCAGCGACGGGCAGCCGTTGTGACCGAGCACTGGCAACTGGCCATCCAGGCCTACTGGTAATCACGGTGGCAAGGGCCGGGCATGAAAAAAGGGCGCCTTGCCGGCGCCCTTTTCGATGGATTGGCTGGCAGGCTTACTTGCTGTCTGCCATTTCCTTGCGAACGAGGTGGTCGATCACGTCGAAGATCGCGCCATAGCCGCCGGCCTTGGTGGCGTCGGTGGCGTACTTGCCGTTGATGATCATCGCCGGTACGCCGGTGATGCGGTAACGCCTGCCCATCAGTTCGGCGCGCTTCAGCTTGGAGGCAACGGGGAACGAATTCCACGCATTGTCGAAGTCCTCGGCGCTGACACCGGCATGCTCTGCGAACAGCTCGGCCAGCAGGTCCTTGTTCACGGCCACGCGCATGCGGCGGTCGACGTGAATCGCCTTGAAGATCTCGTCATGCACCTGGTCGACCACGCCCAGTGCCTCGGCCGTGTAATAAGCCCGCGCGCTGACATCCCAGCCGCGGTTCAGGACCGCCGGAATGCGCACGAACTTGACGTTGCTGGGCTTGTTCTCCAGCCACTGCTTGGCGTGCGGTTCGACCGCGAAACAGTGGTTGCAGCCGTACCAGAAAAATTCGATGACCTCGATCTGGCCGGGGCCGGCGGAGGTCGGCTGCTCGCTCGGCAGGACAAGGTAATTCTGGCCGGCAACGACACCTGCTGCCTGCGCACCAGTAACCATGAACAGGCTGGCAACAATTCCGAACAATGCACGTTTCATCTTGAATCAACTCCTTGAGGGTAGGTACCTGCCGGCCACGCAACGTTGCCGACGACCTTGATGTTCTGAGTATGTTTTATACCGGAAGTTCGGCCGCCCGGATGAAAACTGCGCGGACTCTTCATATTCGGTGCGGGGAGCAAAAAGGCGGCCGGAGCCGCCTTTTCGTGGAATGTCAGCGCTGCAGGCCCTGCATGTAGGAAGCCACGGCTTCCATTTCGCGCTTGCTGAGGCCAGCCGCCGTGTTGCGCATCATCTGGTTCGGGTCGGTGGAGCGGACCGCGCCCTCCGGCTGCTCGTCCGGGCCAGCGGTCAGGGCTTCCTGGCCCCGCGCATACGCCTCCAGCTGCATGAGCAGGTATTTCGCATGCTGGCCGGCCACCGCCGGGTAGTTCGCGGCCGCGTTGCCTTCGCCGGCCGGGCCATGGCAGGCAATGCAGGCCGGCACGTCTTTCTCGGCGATGCCGCCGCGATAGATGCGCTCGCCCAGTTCGACCTTCTTCGGGTCAGCCTGGCCAGGCGTGGTCTGCTGGGCAGCGTAGTAGGCCGCGATGTCGGCACGGTCCTGCTCGGACAGGCCAACGGCCTGGCCATACATCAGGGCATTGAAGCGCTTGCTCTCGGCTTGCGGCGCAGCAAAGTGCTCGAGCTGCAGAACCAGGTAGCCGGCATGCTGGCCGGCGAGCTTCGGCCACTCGGGATTGACACTGTTGCCATCGGCGCCATGGCAGGCAGCACAGGCTGCAGCCTTGTTCTGGCCGGCCTCGGCATCGCCACCGGTGAGATCCGCGGCAGTGGCATTCATTCCCAGGGCGGCACCCATCAAAGTGGCAA
This genomic window from Gammaproteobacteria bacterium contains:
- a CDS encoding elongation factor P hydroxylase translates to MQHDVDALIRLFNSLFEDSHNTILVRGDDEPLYLPADTGHPRHRIIFAHGFFASALHEIAHWCIAGPQRRQLVDYGYWYRPDGRNAEEQRAFEDVEARPQALERIFSEAC
- a CDS encoding SPFH domain-containing protein — its product is MSGPEMLAIGAAALLVILVLRSIKIVQQAETMVIERLGEYHRTLQPGIKLIFPVVDVPRTVARKRYVGEVSIVEQASIIDMRESLLDFPAQSAVTKDNVTVTVNGALYYQVIDPKQAVYAVENLVMAIEVLAKTSLRNEIGKMELDTLFESRDQINAALEAVLDSAGNKWGVKVTRVEIQDIAFPREVEDAMRQQMIAEREKRAQILRAEGHREAAIREAEGDRQAAIERAEGDKRSAVLQAEGQQQAIDTILSAGGEGLQSKDVVAYLVALEYMKTLPDIAKNGERVFLPYEASGLLSSVGSIGDLLGKPGAVLGTASGS
- a CDS encoding NfeD family protein; the protein is MEFLNSLQAWEIWVMVGILLIIGEILGMEFILFATGTAFVFTGLATNAFDLGFTGQMITAGLLTALFVPVFMRFYRRVFKAKGTKSLVSEGIGKNVDLEVVDYSGRLGVRIQGDFYPAATTDGSDLKAGDWVRLVEMRGVTAYVEQI
- a CDS encoding ATP-binding cassette domain-containing protein, which gives rise to MSLLTLDDVSLTIGDLPILRHAELTLEPNERVCLIGRNGAGKSTLFRIITGEQAIDEGEIRYRQNLRVSELKQTLPDELDLSVHEFVVQGLSHLKQLIDEYQALSATELDKQGMHDLEELQRRIDAEGGWSLDKRVETVLSEMDLPADKQLGELSGGWRRRVALARALVSNPELLLLDEPTNHLDLATIRWLEDRIRSFPGSVLFITHDRAFLQSLATRIVELDRARLTSWPGDYKNFQRRKAESLHAEKIDQKQFEKELAQEEAWIRQGIKARRTRNEGRVRNLESMREEAAERDQFKPQQKARISIEEGDLSGRKVIEMHNVGKRFGDVDEKPLIDSLNLKIMRGDRIGLVGNNGVGKSTLLRIMLDEMAPDTGTVKLGTNLQVGYFDQLRRNLDPDRTIAEIVGNGKDYIRINGKERHVIGYLRGFLFSAKRAMTKVGALSGGECNRIILAKLFTQPTNLLVLDEPTNDLDVETLEVLEQRLKEYTGTLIVVSHDREFLDNVVDRILVFEEGGEIVSYAGGWSEWQKRGRKLAVKDDVSTRRPGGQGAGSSKEAGKPKKLSYKLKLELDALPAKIESLEARLAELQEQSSKPEFYAEGIDKVQPVLDEMTALQKELDDAMERWVELDSQPH
- a CDS encoding diguanylate cyclase; amino-acid sequence: MRAILLSLLLLFSPAGLAAPFAVLDEDGLSRARDEIVSGTPARQLAGHLQLAGHYAITRRPLELAQHAEAARTLAGSNARPADQATATVFIGLARFLVRDIERAGTLLTQGLEMAERTGNDHLVVMARRSLAAHYASISLLDNGYLYAYRALDLARELGDDLALARTLDVLAFLAGSSGDFDTEHAWRTEALARFRSAGSRWEEIDQQGKLAATMIDQGRLAAGEVLVYETMEPAGELGNTHLLAWLHGVIARLNKSKGFHGEAESALQAAITLSKDVPDDEAHFRARLAALYLELGRLDEALKMIQRARGYFIESPSTTFHTDALLTAYRIHMARGELENAAQAFSAYVAVTEDRYQRISEARLAELDRRLQADRQMQEIFELRDQRRREQNIRGTLLATTIFAFALVLLLAIRYRSRVRQAESMLAKNRQLETEFSRVDSLARRDPLTGLMNRRAFQERVNEEALELGEATRPSAIAVMDLDHFKDINDAWGHDFGDDVLSAVASTLQRKIRRDDAIARWGGEEFVVLLHAVHAGEARLICEKLRQAVAELMIRHEDQDISVTITIGVALLSNEVKFKQALKSADQALYFGKTNGRDQVVVADEV
- a CDS encoding DUF1028 domain-containing protein yields the protein MKLRPLIFILFLLPGMPSLAGEDGRSHTLRPVNTYSIVARDPETGQLGVAVQSHWFSVGQLVPWAEAGVGAVATQSFVEPAYGPLGLELMRNGRSAEQALQALVSTDPGEAVRQVAMIDAKGTVAAHTGSLAIEAAGHQLGSNYSVQANLMDQPTVWPAMAKAFESTQGDLADRLLAALVAAQDEGGDIRGKQSAAILVVAGESTGAPWKDRLFDLRVEDHPEPVKELSRLVTLQRAYNALNHGDEAVAAGTIDLALDYYQQALSIVPDEATNGEAAFWVGITLVSIDREADAMPYLRRANAQDPRWAELLARLPASNLLPDDDALIERLTRGMQK
- a CDS encoding DUF3015 family protein, whose amino-acid sequence is MKKIALIAATSALLFSGSAMAEDSTGCGVGSMIFDGKSGVGPQVLAVTTNGSTGNQTFGISSGTLGCDQNGTISSSEKIGMFTGENMERLAMDMSRGEGEALATVADMLEVRSEDRADFYAAAKANFDRIYTSSDVTAGEVVANLNAVLAADDKLKIYTT
- a CDS encoding DUF4105 domain-containing protein, coding for MSPLVHAGEPAARKPAIDTLAAHDYWWKLGHWQEGWFGTESAADNEGFFIAADGRHDPAAELRTMLAALRSERRLPASDEMARCRFPARTRWLAQQLGEDFGSFSECPSFAEWYGEINPGSMSLIFPAAYLNNPASMYGHTLLRIDPPGQSMTLASYAVNFAAQTVDSNGLVFAVKGLTGMYAGTFGVMPYYRKVKDYGDIENRDIWEYPLALEPVELERIMLHLWELESATFDYYFFDENCSYQLLSLLELANDDLQLLEDYRYQVIPADTVKQIIREIGIAGEPVFRPSLATRLEHQAGLMSEAALAASRDIVAGRLTPAALPAMAAEEPQVDARQVLDQAYDWLQYRHNVEGGTQQLSGPAGLAILRARADLPSGQAFSDLVAPDTAPESGHAAARWTAYAGELEAGAYQGLRLRAAYHDLLDPGPGYTPGAAITMFALDFRRYEDATPTGDNWQLERFDLVDIQSYSPRTRLFTPKSWELHAGFNRDYLLDPATPLAFDIGGSLGASWAARKPGSFVYAGLGGELLYSRDFVDGTTAWRAGPLLQGRWQLAPSLASTLRLESQWSEGVLSQRRDLLSLELGWTPGKALALRAAYQQQRRAAVVTEHWQLAIQAYW
- a CDS encoding thiol:disulfide interchange protein DsbA/DsbL; the encoded protein is MKRALFGIVASLFMVTGAQAAGVVAGQNYLVLPSEQPTSAGPGQIEVIEFFWYGCNHCFAVEPHAKQWLENKPSNVKFVRIPAVLNRGWDVSARAYYTAEALGVVDQVHDEIFKAIHVDRRMRVAVNKDLLAELFAEHAGVSAEDFDNAWNSFPVASKLKRAELMGRRYRITGVPAMIINGKYATDATKAGGYGAIFDVIDHLVRKEMADSK
- a CDS encoding c-type cytochrome, whose protein sequence is MKQLLVLATLMGAALGMNATAADLTGGDAEAGQNKAAACAACHGADGNSVNPEWPKLAGQHAGYLVLQLEHFAAPQAESKRFNALMYGQAVGLSEQDRADIAAYYAAQQTTPGQADPKKVELGERIYRGGIAEKDVPACIACHGPAGEGNAAANYPAVAGQHAKYLLMQLEAYARGQEALTAGPDEQPEGAVRSTDPNQMMRNTAAGLSKREMEAVASYMQGLQR